Proteins co-encoded in one Streptomyces sp. JH34 genomic window:
- a CDS encoding DUF1772 domain-containing protein, with amino-acid sequence MLDALEVFTVVVVGVMVGVEFSVAFVMKRIFDALPGDGGQLGRAHGGRMLGAVMPFWYIGSLVLVAVRAVAGWHHDGTGLTVTAGVLLIVSVIMSVLLLVPINNRAKTWTPENRPEDWKEQMNRWDRFHYVRVAVIVAAFTLLVAAVA; translated from the coding sequence ATGCTCGACGCACTTGAGGTCTTCACCGTCGTGGTCGTCGGTGTGATGGTGGGGGTGGAGTTCTCCGTCGCCTTCGTCATGAAGCGCATCTTCGACGCACTGCCCGGCGACGGCGGCCAACTCGGCCGCGCTCACGGAGGCCGGATGCTCGGCGCCGTGATGCCGTTCTGGTACATCGGCTCGCTCGTCCTCGTCGCGGTCCGGGCCGTCGCGGGGTGGCACCACGACGGCACCGGCCTCACCGTCACCGCCGGCGTGCTGCTGATCGTCAGCGTGATCATGTCGGTCCTGCTGCTCGTCCCGATCAACAACAGGGCCAAGACGTGGACCCCGGAGAACCGGCCCGAGGACTGGAAGGAGCAGATGAACCGCTGGGACCGCTTCCACTACGTCCGCGTCGCCGTCATCGTCGCCGCCTTCACCCTGCTGGTCGCCGCCGTCGCCTGA
- the glp gene encoding gephyrin-like molybdotransferase Glp — translation MSSTIWSVDEHLDDILAAVKPLEPIELQLPDAQGCVLVEDVVVQVALPPFDNSSMDGYAVRISDVEGASEEFPAVLTVIGDVAAGDGGLPGGRSVGPGEAARIMTGAPLPAGAEAVVPVEWTDGGTGGGPADTMRAHSDAPEGASGEVRVHRPVKPRAHVRAKGSDVSPGDLALRAGTVVGPPQIGLLAAIGRSTVRVRPRPRVVVLSTGSELAQPGEELTAGRIYDSNSFALTAAARDAGAIAYRVPAVADDAETLRATIEDQLIRADIVVTTGGVSVGAYDVVKEALSSVGDEDEAGGGVDFRKLAMQPGKPQGFGSIGPDHTPLLALPGNPVSSYVSFELFVRPAILTLMGLEDVHRPSVRATLSTGKTLSSPAGKRQFLRGTYDAEAGTVTPVGGPGSHLIAALAQADALIVLPEDVTSAEPGTDAEVILLR, via the coding sequence TTGAGCAGCACGATCTGGTCGGTGGACGAGCACCTGGACGACATCCTCGCCGCGGTGAAGCCGCTCGAACCCATCGAGCTGCAACTGCCCGACGCCCAGGGATGTGTCCTGGTCGAGGACGTCGTGGTGCAGGTGGCCCTGCCGCCCTTCGACAACAGCTCGATGGACGGGTACGCCGTCCGGATCTCCGACGTCGAGGGCGCCAGCGAGGAGTTCCCCGCCGTCCTCACCGTCATCGGTGACGTCGCGGCGGGCGACGGGGGCCTGCCCGGCGGCCGGTCGGTCGGTCCCGGCGAGGCCGCCCGGATCATGACCGGCGCCCCGCTGCCGGCGGGTGCCGAGGCCGTCGTCCCGGTCGAGTGGACCGACGGCGGCACGGGCGGCGGCCCGGCCGACACCATGCGGGCCCACAGCGACGCCCCGGAGGGGGCGAGCGGCGAGGTCCGCGTCCACCGCCCCGTGAAGCCCCGCGCCCATGTCCGGGCCAAGGGCAGCGACGTGAGCCCCGGTGACCTGGCGCTGCGCGCGGGTACGGTCGTGGGCCCGCCGCAGATCGGCCTGCTCGCCGCGATCGGCCGCTCGACGGTGCGGGTGCGGCCCCGCCCGCGCGTCGTCGTGCTGTCCACCGGCAGCGAGCTGGCGCAGCCGGGCGAGGAGCTGACCGCCGGCCGGATCTACGACTCCAACAGCTTCGCGCTGACGGCCGCCGCCAGGGACGCGGGAGCCATCGCCTACCGCGTGCCGGCGGTCGCGGACGACGCCGAGACGCTGCGGGCCACGATCGAGGACCAGCTGATCCGCGCCGACATCGTCGTCACCACGGGCGGTGTGAGCGTCGGTGCGTACGACGTGGTCAAGGAGGCCCTGTCCTCCGTGGGCGACGAGGACGAGGCGGGAGGGGGCGTGGACTTCCGCAAGCTCGCCATGCAGCCGGGCAAGCCGCAGGGCTTCGGCTCGATCGGCCCCGACCACACGCCGCTGCTGGCACTGCCCGGCAACCCGGTCTCCTCGTACGTCTCCTTCGAGCTGTTCGTCCGTCCGGCGATCCTGACGCTGATGGGTCTCGAGGACGTCCACCGCCCGTCGGTCCGCGCCACGCTGAGCACCGGGAAGACGCTCTCCTCGCCGGCCGGCAAGCGTCAGTTCCTGCGTGGGACCTATGACGCCGAGGCGGGCACCGTGACCCCGGTCGGAGGACCCGGCTCGCATCTGATCGCCGCCCTCGCGCAGGCGGACGCGCTGATCGTGCTGCCCGAGGACGTCACCTCCGCCGAGCCCGGCACGGACGCCGAGGTGATCCTCCTCCGCTGA
- the galU gene encoding UTP--glucose-1-phosphate uridylyltransferase GalU, translated as MTQPPPRISKAVIPAAGLGTRFLPATKATPKEMLPVVDKPAIQYVVEEAVAAGLSDVLMITGRNKRPLEDHFDRNYELESALTRKGDAERLSRVQESSDLATMHYVRQGDPRGLGHAVLCAAPHVGDQPFAVLLGDDLIDPRDPLLARMVEIQEREGGSVVALMEVDPAQIHMYGCAATDATTDADVVRVTGLVEKPDPAEAPSNLAVIGRYVLDPAVFDILRRTEPGRGGEIQLTDALQLLAEDEKIGGPVHGVVFKGRRYDTGDRGDYLRAIVRLACEREDLGPDFRTWLRSYVTEEL; from the coding sequence ATGACTCAGCCGCCCCCCAGGATCAGCAAAGCTGTCATCCCAGCCGCAGGCCTCGGCACCCGGTTCCTGCCGGCCACCAAGGCCACTCCCAAAGAGATGCTGCCGGTCGTCGACAAGCCCGCGATCCAGTATGTCGTCGAGGAAGCCGTCGCGGCCGGTCTCTCCGACGTGCTGATGATCACCGGCAGGAACAAGCGTCCCCTCGAGGACCACTTCGACCGGAACTACGAGCTGGAGTCCGCGCTGACCCGCAAGGGGGACGCCGAACGTCTCTCCAGGGTCCAGGAGTCGAGCGACCTGGCCACCATGCACTACGTGCGCCAGGGCGACCCGCGTGGTCTCGGCCACGCGGTCCTCTGCGCCGCGCCGCACGTGGGCGACCAGCCGTTCGCCGTCCTCCTCGGCGACGACCTCATCGACCCGCGCGACCCCCTCCTCGCCCGGATGGTCGAGATCCAGGAGCGCGAGGGCGGCAGCGTCGTCGCGCTGATGGAGGTCGACCCCGCACAGATCCACATGTACGGCTGCGCCGCCACCGATGCGACCACCGACGCCGACGTCGTCCGGGTCACCGGGCTCGTCGAGAAGCCCGACCCGGCGGAGGCGCCCAGCAACCTCGCCGTCATCGGCCGCTACGTCCTGGACCCCGCGGTCTTCGACATACTGCGACGGACCGAGCCCGGCCGCGGCGGCGAGATCCAGCTCACCGACGCCCTCCAACTGCTGGCCGAGGACGAGAAGATCGGCGGCCCGGTGCACGGTGTCGTCTTCAAGGGCCGCCGCTATGACACCGGTGACCGCGGCGACTACCTGCGTGCCATTGTCAGGCTCGCGTGCGAACGTGAGGACCTGGGCCCGGACTTCCGGACCTGGCTGCGCAGTTACGTCACCGAGGAGTTGTAA
- a CDS encoding 5-formyltetrahydrofolate cyclo-ligase — protein MPLKADLRRELLAARRLLTQDDVGRTASVLSAAAQNLPELTGARTVAAYVSVGREPGTHALLDALRARGVRVLLPVLMEDNDLDWAVFEGAEHLVPAGRGLLEPDGTRLGPQAVLDADAVLLPGLAVDGRGMRLGRGGGSYDRVLARLSSAGAHPALIVLLYDDEVVARVPEEPHDHPVDAVVTPAGARRFPSRAS, from the coding sequence ATGCCCCTGAAGGCTGACCTGCGGCGTGAACTGCTCGCCGCGCGAAGGCTCCTCACCCAGGATGACGTCGGAAGGACCGCATCGGTTCTGTCCGCCGCCGCCCAGAATCTTCCCGAGCTGACCGGTGCCCGGACCGTGGCGGCCTATGTGTCCGTGGGGCGCGAACCGGGCACGCACGCGCTGCTGGACGCGCTGCGGGCGCGAGGGGTCCGCGTGCTCCTGCCGGTGCTCATGGAGGACAACGACCTGGACTGGGCCGTGTTCGAGGGCGCGGAGCACCTCGTGCCGGCCGGACGGGGCCTGCTTGAGCCGGACGGCACGCGTCTCGGGCCGCAGGCGGTCCTGGACGCGGACGCCGTGCTGCTGCCGGGGCTGGCCGTGGACGGACGCGGGATGCGCCTGGGAAGGGGCGGGGGCAGCTACGACCGGGTACTGGCCCGGCTCTCCTCGGCCGGGGCGCACCCCGCCCTGATCGTCCTGCTGTACGACGACGAGGTGGTCGCGCGGGTCCCTGAGGAACCGCACGACCACCCCGTGGACGCCGTGGTCACGCCGGCCGGAGCCCGGCGCTTCCCGTCTAGGGCTTCTTGA
- a CDS encoding MogA/MoaB family molybdenum cofactor biosynthesis protein encodes MTAPGSAPATGRYRALVVTASNRASAGVYADKGGPLISEALTGLGFAVDGPQIVPDGDPVEAALRAGVAAGYDVIVTTGGTGISPTDATPEATRRVLDREIPGIAEAIRAEGRDKVPTAALSRGLAGLADRTLVVNLPGSTGGVRDGLAVLSRLLVHAVDQLRGGDHPRPGSPS; translated from the coding sequence ATGACCGCGCCCGGCAGCGCCCCTGCCACAGGCAGGTACCGCGCCCTCGTCGTGACCGCCTCCAACCGCGCCTCGGCCGGTGTCTACGCCGACAAGGGAGGCCCGCTCATCTCCGAGGCCCTCACCGGTCTCGGGTTCGCCGTCGACGGCCCGCAGATCGTGCCGGACGGCGACCCGGTGGAGGCCGCCCTGCGGGCCGGCGTGGCGGCGGGCTACGACGTGATCGTCACCACCGGCGGCACGGGGATCTCGCCCACCGACGCCACACCCGAGGCCACCCGGCGTGTGCTGGACCGTGAGATCCCGGGCATCGCCGAGGCGATCCGCGCCGAGGGCCGCGACAAGGTCCCCACCGCCGCGCTCTCCCGCGGCCTCGCGGGCCTCGCGGACCGCACCCTCGTCGTGAACCTGCCCGGCTCGACCGGCGGCGTACGCGACGGGCTCGCGGTCCTGAGCAGGCTTCTGGTGCACGCCGTCGACCAGCTACGCGGCGGCGACCACCCCCGACCGGGGAGCCCGAGCTGA
- a CDS encoding alpha/beta fold hydrolase has product MQPTFVLVHGAFANSFSFAPLQAELGLLGHRSVAVDLPGHGFAATYSRAYQAPQDLEGLATAPGAIKGVTLADNAAYLIGILERAKRNGPVVLVSHSRGGMTATVAANQRPDLIDRLVYVSAWCPVDLDVGAYYAEPEMATVDAKGLASAMVGNPVELGLLRSNFRTADPGVLTAFKAAFLSDGTDEEFMALLNTFQPDENLDASTPDDRAEAHTWGRIPKSYVRLTEDTSVPLAMQDRMIREGDALTPENPYDVRTLTSSHLKWLVEPAPAARVLGEIAALLPADS; this is encoded by the coding sequence ATGCAACCTACGTTCGTACTGGTTCACGGCGCTTTCGCGAACTCCTTCTCCTTCGCGCCGCTCCAAGCCGAACTCGGCCTCCTCGGGCACCGCTCCGTCGCCGTCGACCTTCCGGGGCACGGGTTCGCGGCCACGTACTCGCGCGCCTACCAGGCACCTCAGGACCTCGAAGGGCTCGCTACCGCGCCCGGGGCCATCAAGGGCGTCACGCTCGCCGACAACGCCGCGTACCTCATCGGGATACTGGAGCGGGCCAAGCGGAACGGGCCCGTCGTCCTCGTCTCACACAGCCGCGGCGGCATGACGGCCACCGTCGCGGCCAATCAGCGGCCCGACCTGATCGACCGCCTCGTCTACGTCTCCGCCTGGTGCCCCGTCGACCTCGACGTCGGCGCCTACTACGCCGAGCCGGAGATGGCCACGGTCGACGCCAAGGGGCTGGCCTCGGCGATGGTCGGGAATCCTGTCGAGCTCGGGCTGCTGCGTTCGAACTTCCGCACCGCGGACCCTGGCGTCCTCACGGCCTTCAAGGCGGCGTTCCTCTCCGACGGGACGGACGAGGAGTTCATGGCCCTCCTCAACACCTTCCAGCCCGACGAGAACCTCGACGCCAGCACACCCGACGACCGGGCGGAGGCCCACACTTGGGGGCGGATCCCCAAGTCGTACGTCCGGCTGACCGAGGACACCAGCGTGCCGCTCGCCATGCAGGACCGGATGATCCGCGAGGGCGACGCGCTGACGCCTGAGAACCCCTACGACGTCCGGACGCTCACCAGCAGCCACCTGAAGTGGCTGGTCGAGCCGGCGCCGGCGGCCCGGGTTCTGGGTGAGATCGCCGCGCTCCTGCCCGCAGACTCCTGA
- a CDS encoding TetR/AcrR family transcriptional regulator: MSVQERKERERAGRERLIVATARELAEQQGWDAVTTRRLAERIEYSQPVLYSHFRGKREIIGAVALEGATEMAAAVRAATSAADGPRARVTALARAYLDFAARNPAVYDAIFQLDGGLAYAREDTPEPLKDAFAALLETLGEVAGDGVHPGLFTETFWAALHGLVTLTRAGRLPPEHTEVRVGLLVDRLAAF; this comes from the coding sequence ATGTCAGTCCAGGAACGCAAGGAGCGTGAGCGGGCGGGCCGCGAGCGCCTCATCGTGGCCACGGCCCGCGAACTCGCCGAGCAGCAGGGCTGGGACGCGGTCACCACCCGTCGGCTCGCCGAGCGCATCGAATACAGCCAGCCCGTCCTCTACAGCCATTTCCGGGGCAAACGCGAGATCATCGGCGCGGTCGCCCTGGAAGGTGCCACAGAGATGGCCGCGGCGGTGCGGGCCGCGACCTCCGCCGCGGACGGGCCTCGCGCCCGGGTCACCGCCCTCGCTCGCGCCTACCTCGACTTCGCCGCACGCAATCCGGCGGTCTACGACGCCATCTTCCAGCTCGACGGCGGTCTCGCGTACGCACGGGAGGACACCCCGGAGCCCTTGAAAGACGCCTTCGCCGCCCTGCTGGAGACCCTCGGCGAAGTCGCGGGCGACGGCGTCCATCCTGGGCTGTTCACCGAGACGTTCTGGGCGGCCCTGCACGGGCTGGTCACCTTGACCCGGGCGGGCCGGCTCCCGCCGGAGCACACCGAGGTCAGAGTGGGCCTGCTGGTGGACCGCCTCGCCGCGTTCTGA
- a CDS encoding penicillin acylase family protein gives MPANTTAPSGSSDAKKTGRKKGRRARLFVIVLVLALVAGVGYGAYWSVSTVRASYPQTTGSIDLKGLSADVDVKRDDYGIPQIYADTDSDLFRAQGYVQAQDRFWEMDVRRHMTSGRLSEMFGSGQVETDAFLRTLGWRKVAQKEYDDVLDEDTKKNLQSYAEGVNAYLDGKDGADISVEYAALGLTNDYKPTEWTPVDSVAWLKAMAWDLRGNMQDEIDRSLMTSRLSTEQIQDLYPDYPFEKNKPIVDRGAVSPATGKFDPEAEPSDGTGSQTVEGATEGLNTQLSALSDSLDKIPALLGPNGNGIGSNSWVVSGDHTTTAKPLLANDPHLAPQLPSLWYQMGLHCRQVSESCRYDTAGYTFSGMPGVIIGHNQDISWGFTNLGADVTDLFLEKVSADGYQYDGKTEPFVTREETIKVAGGRSRKITVRETNNGPLVSDRSDELSKVGKKAPVTSNAPDRGDGYGIALKWTALEPGKSMDAVFQLNRAKDFTTFRKAAANFEVPSQNLIYADTKGHIGYQAPGKIPVRTQGDGTMPSPGWNPKYGWEKDPVPFDELPYEYDPERGYIVTANQAVIGDGYEHMLTKDWGYGARSQRINDLIQKKIDGGEKISTDDMQTMQMDNQSAIAAKLVPELKKIGISDKSVREAQKLLEGWDYTQESDSAAAAYFNGVWRNILKLAFGSKLPKEMRAKGDCIYVQPVAGTGPVDDQDKLVRECGQRAPDAAQPDGGDRWYEVVESILDDQDNEWWKVPAKGREEAIDSRDELFARAMEDARWELTAELGKDMSTWSWGRLHQLSLRNQTLGKEGPDLLQRALNRGPWDLGGGEAAVNATGWNAAGGYEVVWVPSMRMVVNVGDWDKSRWINLTGASGHAFSAHYTDQTDKWVDGELLDWSFGEDAVKKSTVDTLTLKKP, from the coding sequence ATGCCCGCCAACACAACCGCCCCTTCCGGGTCTTCCGATGCGAAGAAGACCGGCCGGAAGAAGGGGCGACGCGCCCGCCTGTTCGTGATCGTCCTGGTGCTGGCGCTTGTCGCGGGTGTCGGGTACGGCGCGTACTGGTCCGTCTCCACGGTCCGGGCCTCCTACCCGCAGACCACCGGGTCGATCGACCTCAAGGGCCTCTCCGCGGACGTCGACGTCAAACGCGACGACTACGGGATCCCGCAGATCTACGCGGACACCGACAGCGACCTCTTCCGCGCCCAGGGGTACGTCCAGGCCCAGGACCGCTTCTGGGAGATGGACGTCCGCCGTCACATGACGTCCGGACGGCTCTCCGAGATGTTCGGCTCCGGCCAGGTCGAGACCGACGCCTTCCTGCGCACGCTGGGCTGGCGCAAGGTCGCGCAGAAGGAGTACGACGACGTCCTGGACGAGGACACCAAGAAGAACCTCCAGTCGTACGCGGAGGGGGTGAACGCGTATCTGGACGGCAAGGACGGCGCGGACATCTCAGTCGAGTACGCGGCACTCGGCCTGACCAACGACTACAAGCCCACCGAGTGGACTCCGGTCGACTCGGTCGCCTGGCTGAAGGCGATGGCCTGGGACCTGCGCGGCAACATGCAGGACGAGATCGACCGCTCGCTGATGACCAGCAGGCTCAGCACGGAGCAGATCCAGGACCTCTACCCGGACTATCCGTTCGAGAAGAACAAGCCGATCGTCGACCGGGGTGCGGTCTCCCCGGCCACCGGAAAGTTCGACCCCGAGGCCGAGCCGTCGGACGGCACCGGTTCCCAGACCGTCGAGGGCGCGACCGAGGGCCTGAACACCCAGCTCTCCGCGCTCTCCGACAGCCTGGACAAGATCCCGGCGCTGCTCGGCCCCAACGGCAACGGCATCGGGTCGAACTCCTGGGTCGTCTCCGGCGACCACACGACGACCGCCAAGCCGCTCCTGGCCAACGACCCGCACCTGGCGCCGCAGCTCCCCTCGCTCTGGTACCAGATGGGGCTGCACTGCCGTCAGGTCTCGGAGTCCTGCCGGTACGACACGGCCGGGTACACGTTCTCCGGGATGCCCGGTGTGATCATCGGTCACAACCAGGACATCTCCTGGGGCTTCACGAACCTCGGGGCCGACGTCACCGACCTCTTCCTGGAGAAGGTCTCGGCCGACGGCTACCAGTACGACGGCAAGACCGAGCCCTTCGTCACCCGCGAGGAGACGATCAAGGTCGCGGGCGGCAGGAGCCGGAAGATCACCGTCCGCGAGACCAACAACGGTCCGCTGGTGTCCGACCGCAGCGACGAGCTGTCGAAGGTCGGCAAGAAGGCCCCCGTCACCAGCAACGCGCCCGACCGCGGCGACGGGTACGGGATCGCCCTGAAGTGGACGGCGCTGGAACCCGGCAAGTCCATGGACGCCGTCTTCCAGCTGAACCGGGCCAAGGACTTCACGACTTTCCGCAAGGCGGCCGCGAACTTCGAGGTGCCCTCGCAGAACCTGATCTACGCCGACACCAAGGGCCACATCGGCTACCAGGCACCGGGGAAGATCCCGGTCCGCACGCAGGGCGACGGCACGATGCCGAGCCCCGGCTGGAACCCGAAGTACGGGTGGGAGAAGGACCCCGTCCCGTTCGACGAGCTGCCGTACGAGTACGACCCGGAGCGCGGTTACATCGTCACCGCCAACCAGGCGGTCATCGGTGACGGTTACGAGCACATGCTCACCAAGGACTGGGGCTACGGCGCCCGCAGTCAGCGGATCAACGACCTGATACAGAAGAAGATCGACGGCGGCGAGAAGATCTCGACCGACGACATGCAGACGATGCAGATGGACAACCAGAGCGCGATCGCCGCGAAGCTGGTGCCCGAGCTGAAGAAGATCGGTATCTCGGACAAGAGCGTCCGCGAGGCCCAGAAGCTGCTGGAGGGCTGGGACTACACCCAGGAGTCCGACTCGGCCGCCGCCGCCTACTTCAACGGCGTCTGGCGCAACATCCTCAAGCTGGCCTTCGGCAGCAAGCTCCCCAAGGAGATGCGGGCCAAGGGCGACTGCATCTACGTGCAGCCCGTCGCGGGCACCGGACCGGTGGACGACCAGGACAAGCTCGTACGCGAATGCGGTCAGCGCGCCCCGGACGCGGCGCAGCCCGACGGCGGCGACCGCTGGTACGAGGTCGTCGAGAGCATCCTCGACGACCAGGACAACGAGTGGTGGAAGGTCCCGGCCAAGGGCCGCGAAGAGGCGATCGACAGCCGTGACGAGCTCTTCGCCCGTGCCATGGAGGACGCGCGCTGGGAGCTGACCGCCGAGCTCGGCAAGGACATGAGCACCTGGAGCTGGGGCCGGCTGCACCAGCTGTCCCTGCGTAACCAGACGCTGGGCAAGGAGGGCCCGGACCTCCTGCAGCGGGCCCTGAACCGGGGTCCCTGGGACCTCGGCGGCGGCGAGGCGGCGGTCAACGCCACCGGCTGGAACGCGGCGGGCGGCTACGAGGTCGTCTGGGTCCCCTCGATGCGGATGGTCGTCAACGTGGGTGACTGGGACAAGTCCCGGTGGATCAATCTCACCGGCGCCTCGGGGCACGCGTTCAGCGCGCACTACACCGACCAGACCGACAAGTGGGTCGACGGTGAGCTGCTCGACTGGTCCTTCGGGGAGGACGCGGTGAAGAAGTCCACCGTCGACACCCTGACGCTCAAGAAGCCCTAG
- the moaC gene encoding cyclic pyranopterin monophosphate synthase MoaC, whose amino-acid sequence MSTQNRLTHIDEAGAARMVDVSEKDVTTRVARASGRVLVSPRVVELLRGEGVPKGDALATARIAGIMGAKRTPDLIPLCHPLAVSGVKVDLSVADDAVEIWATVKTTDRTGVEMEALTAVSVAALTVIDMIKAVDKSAVITDVRVEAKSGGKSGEYRRPAPEGADA is encoded by the coding sequence TTGAGTACGCAGAACAGGCTGACGCACATCGACGAGGCGGGCGCCGCCCGCATGGTCGACGTGTCGGAGAAGGACGTCACCACGCGTGTCGCCCGGGCGAGCGGCCGGGTCCTCGTGTCACCGCGTGTCGTCGAACTCCTCAGGGGCGAGGGCGTCCCGAAGGGGGACGCGCTCGCCACCGCGCGCATCGCCGGGATCATGGGTGCCAAGCGCACCCCCGACCTGATCCCGCTCTGTCACCCGCTGGCCGTCTCCGGTGTGAAGGTCGACCTGAGCGTCGCCGACGACGCGGTGGAGATCTGGGCCACCGTGAAGACCACGGACCGCACGGGGGTCGAGATGGAGGCCCTGACCGCGGTGTCGGTCGCCGCGCTCACGGTGATCGACATGATCAAGGCGGTCGACAAGAGCGCGGTGATCACGGACGTGCGGGTCGAGGCGAAGTCCGGCGGCAAGTCCGGCGAGTACCGGCGCCCGGCACCGGAGGGGGCGGACGCATGA
- a CDS encoding GNAT family protein has translation MILTDGVVTLRPIKLRDQNVWREVNRRNRDWLRPWEATVPPPAPGAPVARRPTYRQMIRHLRAEANAGRMLPFAIEYEGRLVGQLTVAGITWGSMCSGHVGYWVDRSVAGRGVMPTAVALAVDHCFRDVGLHRIEVCIRPENGPSRRVVEKLGFRAEGLRPRYLHIDGAWRDHLIFALTAEEVPDGLLRRWRRVRPDAPGTPRTPGEIK, from the coding sequence GTGATCCTGACCGACGGCGTGGTCACCCTCCGCCCGATAAAGCTGCGCGACCAGAACGTGTGGCGCGAGGTCAACCGGCGTAACCGCGACTGGCTGCGTCCCTGGGAGGCGACCGTCCCGCCGCCCGCTCCCGGCGCCCCGGTGGCCCGGCGCCCCACCTACCGGCAGATGATCCGGCACCTGCGCGCCGAGGCGAACGCAGGCCGGATGCTGCCGTTCGCCATCGAGTACGAGGGCCGCCTCGTGGGGCAGTTGACGGTGGCCGGCATCACCTGGGGCTCGATGTGCTCGGGCCATGTCGGCTACTGGGTCGACCGGAGCGTGGCGGGCCGGGGTGTCATGCCGACCGCGGTCGCGCTCGCCGTCGACCACTGTTTCCGCGACGTCGGACTGCACCGGATCGAGGTGTGCATTCGGCCCGAGAACGGCCCCAGCCGGCGGGTCGTGGAGAAACTCGGATTCCGTGCGGAGGGACTGCGTCCACGCTATCTGCACATCGACGGCGCGTGGCGGGACCACCTGATCTTCGCCCTCACCGCGGAGGAGGTGCCGGACGGGCTGCTACGGCGTTGGCGCAGGGTGCGGCCCGATGCGCCGGGCACGCCCCGGACACCCGGAGAAATAAAATAA
- a CDS encoding MarR family transcriptional regulator: MAAQHLSSAPHAPAPSRPYRQARTGYGKRSAPGQRPSGPADFALLPERERYIAGYVDHLPDGAAMDIKSLAKDLPLYGQMAIGTALRRLAVAGHLRHVRCRVESLGQSRWVTLTFWSRTARDNEWWAAQLASDADGTPGQAAVGQATVEAAPTEPDSATPAVPRQRIPEAPVAAAAEGPSPAYLALARLGRVEPRLALSAADCAVLEGLAAAWLERGVDAEYVTRALASGLPDRVGSPVGFVRRRLTDKVPARLPEAVAAPAASVRTLLVECTECGRPGPAEALPDGLCRACRQTPEGTAATPDGPVVERDIEAHMRTLREKLRMP, translated from the coding sequence GTGGCTGCCCAGCACCTTAGCTCCGCCCCGCACGCACCCGCACCCTCGCGCCCCTACCGCCAGGCCCGCACCGGCTACGGCAAGCGTTCCGCGCCCGGTCAACGCCCTTCCGGTCCCGCTGACTTCGCCCTGCTGCCTGAGCGGGAGCGGTACATCGCCGGTTACGTCGACCACCTGCCCGACGGGGCCGCCATGGACATCAAGTCCCTGGCCAAGGACCTTCCGCTGTACGGCCAGATGGCCATCGGTACCGCGCTCAGGCGGCTGGCCGTGGCCGGGCACCTCCGTCATGTGCGCTGCCGCGTGGAGAGCCTCGGGCAGAGCCGCTGGGTCACCCTCACCTTCTGGTCCCGCACCGCCCGCGACAACGAGTGGTGGGCGGCGCAGCTCGCGTCGGACGCCGACGGGACTCCCGGACAGGCCGCCGTCGGACAGGCCACCGTGGAGGCGGCGCCCACGGAGCCGGACAGTGCAACGCCCGCCGTTCCCCGGCAGCGCATCCCTGAAGCTCCGGTCGCCGCTGCCGCCGAGGGGCCGTCCCCGGCGTACCTGGCCCTGGCCCGACTCGGGCGTGTGGAACCGCGTCTGGCGCTCTCCGCCGCCGACTGCGCAGTCCTGGAGGGCCTGGCGGCGGCCTGGTTGGAGCGTGGCGTGGACGCCGAGTACGTCACCCGGGCCCTGGCCTCCGGACTGCCCGACCGGGTCGGTTCGCCGGTCGGCTTCGTCCGTCGCCGCCTCACCGACAAGGTTCCGGCGCGACTGCCGGAGGCCGTCGCCGCTCCGGCCGCGTCCGTCCGCACCCTCCTGGTCGAATGCACGGAATGCGGGCGCCCCGGACCGGCCGAAGCCCTGCCCGACGGCCTCTGCCGCGCCTGCCGCCAGACCCCGGAGGGGACGGCCGCGACGCCGGACGGACCGGTCGTCGAGCGGGACATCGAGGCCCACATGCGCACCCTCCGCGAGAAGCTCCGGATGCCCTGA